The Pyrus communis chromosome 8, drPyrComm1.1, whole genome shotgun sequence region CTTACATCTTATCGCTGAATTCTTCAAGCAAGTTCATGAGCTTCTTGGCCAGTTGCTGCCTGCGATATTCTGGAGAAACGGTTACCGCAGTTACATGACCATGCCATGACTCACCTTGCCCCTCAACCTTTCCCATAACTGCAATCAAATCAAAACCAGATAGCTATTTATACACCtatcaaaactaaaaacaaagcttagaaggaaaagagaaagagaagctAATCACATTAGCTCGAGAAGAAAGCCAACAAACGGTCGCCCAGTGGCAACATCCAACCTCTATTTTTACCTAACCTGAATGAATAAATGAGTGAACATCTCACACGGCTCATAACACCGCTTTTTAGAACAATCGGTCATACAAACCTATCCTAGATGCTCAATAAAATGCTGCGCAAAATTTGATTCTTAGCACACCCCGTACCCTAAACAACAAGGACCCATTTCTTAATCTGAAACCTCTACTCCCACAACCTTGGTAGTTGGTCCAACCAAGTAAACAACTTTATACCAACATCGATACAACAAACTTAGTAATTTTACGACAGAGAAACGAAACGGAACTTGTATACCAAGTGAAGTGCTAATTAAAATACAATGTTCTTTTCACCCAAATCTAGCATAGAAGAAAAGGCTTACTCCTACGTTCCCAACTTCTTATTCAGTCATTaaccctccatttttttttatacttaaaattcaaaaatttcgACCAGTTACAAACGGGATTGCAAGATAGAATTTGTAATTAcggaaaataaaacaaatgtaAATTTGCAGGGGCGAAAGCgaatttgagagagatttgGTGTGCTTACTGTAACCCATGATTCGGTGTCCAGGTGCTTCGGCAACGTGAAAGTAGTCGGGCCATCTCGCCAAATACGTCATGTAAAACGACATATTGAACTGCAAAATCACCAGATTTATTAGAAATTTGCACAACAATTTCAGGAAattggagaagaaaaaggagagaacTTTACGGTTTCAGTGAGGTGGTCGAGATTCACAGAGCTGAATCGAAGAAGATCATTGCAGCAGAATCTGCGTATCGTCgtcatctctctccctctctctcctggGATGCTTGAATAGTTGAATGAGTTCGACCGGTATTTCGGGTCGGTTTTACCGCTGGACAAATAGGACaatgaggtttggggaatttgCATCAGTGGCTCCTTAATATTTTCCCAGTCAGCGCCTTAACTATACAAATTAACAGTTAAGTGCTCATTCTTCATATTGTTTGCAATTTGCCACCGTCATCCATTTAAATCCACTTTTCTATTAAACAATGGCACGCGTCAAAAACGTGCGCCTTTTTCAAAGAGCATTCTCGTCATTTTTGCTGCTAAACTAGGCACAACATAGAGGTAAaatgttttgagttttgattttaatacgttgaaattatttttattttttattttcatgaattaataaattatgaGAATTAAAGTTTTGTATTTTAGTTActaattttttatgtgtttactgatatatatatatatatatatatatatatataatgtgtatcgatatgaaaatttcaaaacaagttaacAAAGATAAATCCATCGCCAAGTATGAGCTAGGAACGTTTTGTGAACAATACGGATTACCTCCTATTGCTCctttaaacaaaaagaaaaaatctcaGGTTTATCATAAGTACTCTAACAAGTACTCAGGTAAATCTTATCCCAAATATAGTAAATACAAATCCAAAAATAAACATCTTGATACTAAtaggttttatgaaaaacccaaaaccaacaagtggaagaggaTACTCTCCGGAAAAATCCattccaaaaacccaaaacaaaaaggaaattgcCACAAGTGTGGCAAATATGGCCATTACGCCATtataaaaatagggattagttgtggggtccacaccacatcgaactttaacgatctgaaccgtctattttttaagttgtacctcatagatcattcttgcaaaatattagccaaatcagaaatatttaacacatctaattgggttcaaagaaatgaacgaatactttgttatataataaacaatgaaatttgatcttgataattaaataggcaaatggtttcggattaaattgaatttttgcaaggataataTATGAATCGAGACTAACAAAATAGACAGTTCAGATAGTTGAAATTCGATGTGGAGTGAGCCCCACACctaattcctattttttttttcaaaaaatgaggaTCCCTTTTGCATAaagggcatatatatatatatatatctataaatTAAAATAGTGTTGTTTTACATTAAAATCTATGTAGATGaagaccatttttttttaaaagaaggaCAACTAGTGGCAAGCCACGATTATCCACCCTTTTTGGGGATTGAGAAAACTCACATAGGCATTTCAACCTCCCTAGCCACACGTCTGGCTTCCACACTAGCAGTGGATTTCGAACCCAAGACCTCTAGTTTGAAGGAATCCTCACAATCTGCTATTTACTACTAGACCACCAGCTCGTGGTTGTAGATGAAGAACATTTCACCTATCATAATTAGTAGATGAAGAACATTCCATAAATAGATCCAACTTCAAGTGACCCAGTGTACAAAATGACGAGAATGCCCTTAAGTATGGGTGCCAATTGTAAAATaatgtgaaatttgggtggttcATTCATAAAAGGATTTTGTTCAAGTGCCATTCATGCAATTTTCTCATTAGGTTATTTTAGACCCGAACCGAAAACCTAAATTGCGCTCCGTTTACTACCCCACACCAAAAAGTATTTATCGCTTTCTCGATCTATTTAATTCAGGAAAATCAAATCATCGTCTTCTTCCCCAAATCCGAAATCCCATTCAAAACCCTAGATGGACCTGCTGAAGGAAGAAATCGCCAAGAAACGGCAGAGGCTCAAAGAAGACACCGGCGGCAAGCGATTCTTTAAGCGCTCCGAGATCGAGCAGAAGCAAACCCAGAAGCTTCGGGAGCAAGAGAAGCGCGAATTAGAAGCCAAAGCCCAGCGCCAAGCCGCCGCGTCCAACACCGCCTCCGCAAACTACTCTTCCGACGCTAATTCGAATTCCAATTCCGCCGCAGCTTCTTCCTCCGCCAATGCATCCTCCAATGCCACCGCGTCGAAGTCGTTAACCGATGAGCAGAACATCGACAAGATGAACCTTCCGAAACAGGAGGTCGTCCGCCGGCTCCGGTTCCTCAAGCAGCCGATCACTCTCTTCGGCGAGGATGATGACGCCCGGCTCGACCGGCTTAAGTACGTGTTGAAGACTGGTCTGTTCGAGGTCGACAGCGACATGACGGAGGGGCAGACGAACGATTTCCTTCGCGACATTGCGGAGCTGAGGAAGCGGCAGAAGTCGGGGCTTGTGAGCAAGCGGCAGAAGACGGAGGTTGATGGTGGCGTGGAAGATGGTGAGGGCGGGGTCCGGGAAGACGATTTGAGCGCAGATGGGTGCTCGAGCGGCGTCGATGCTGATAAGGATTTGAAGCGAATGAAGACGAATTTCGAGGAGCTGTGTGATGAAGATAAGATCTTGGTGTTCTTCAAGAAGCTGTTGAATGAATGGAACCAGGAGCTGCGCGAGATGCCGGATGCGGAGAGGAGAACTGCTAAGGGGAAGTCCATGGTTGCTACATTCAAGCAATGTGCCCGCTACTTGCATCCTCTGTTCAAGTTCTGCAGGAAGAAGGTAAATGGATTATTGCTTTCTGTGTTTTCATTCTGTTTCGATTATATTTAGCTCAATGATCAATCGCATCGTGCTCAACTTATATACATTGCGCGAAAAGAACTCGGAAATAGACAACGAAGACTACCTTTTAGGTGTGAGAATCATATCGACTTAATAACAAGTTAGGAAAAGAACTCGAAGGTATGCTCTTAGGTGTACATTTTTCTCACAATTGAGCGTAGAATGTCAAAACCCTGtgctttttttattgttgtagtTCTCTTTGGATTGTATAGTTTTAGTTCATTTGATTTTTGGATATGGAGCATTGAATTGTTGTATTCGATTTGCAGATCCTTCAAGATGATATTCGCATAGCGTTGATGGTGGTGGTTCGGTGCTGCATGAAGCGAGACTACCTAGCTGCAATGGACCAGTACATCAAGCTGGCTATTGGGAACGCCCCGTGGCCAATTGGTGTCACTATGGTTGGTATCCACGAACGTTCTGCCCGTGAGAAGATTTACACCAACAGTGTGGCTCATATCATGAATGACGAGACAACTCGGAAGTACTTGCAGTCAATCAAGAGATTGATGACCTTTTGCCAACGACGCTACCCAGCCATGCCTTCAAAAGCTGTGGAGTTCAACAGCTTGGCTAATGGTAGCGACTTGCAGTCTCTGCTAGCATCGGAGGAGAGGGCAGCCTCTAGCGGAAATCAGGTTTCGGAGGAAAGACTTCTGATACTGCCGGCTTCATAGAAAATCTAGTCATGTATATTTGTGTGAATTTTTTCAGTGCACAATCAAACTGAAACTTCGTTATGAAGATAGCTCGCATCTTTAATTCAATCGAAATCGTTAATCCATATTCATCTGGATTTAACATCTCGTAGTTCTATTCCTTAAAATTAAGATTGTTTTACAGTCATTGTGAATGCATGGAGAGGGACAGAGAGAACAGAGATTATTGGCTCTTCCCAAAACCAAAAGTGTCTTCAACACCATTGTTCACCTTGCTCCGCCGCTCGGCAATCATATCCGCGTACGCCTGGAAACGAAAATGACAGTAACTTTAGATGTATACGTGGGTTATGCCAGTTGACTAGGGTAGCGTATTTGCCCACTGAGaagagaaaacaagaaaacaaataataGAGGGAATGATGCCCACATACCTTAGGGTAAGAATAGAGAAAGATGTACCACCAAGTGCTAATTAGTAAGGTTGCCAAGATTGTCACTACTCCTGAGTGCAGAATCAGCCAGCTACCACCAATCACTACCACTCCAGTCAGTGTAATTGTCCATGGCTGACACCTGAGATTAACCAGAGAACCTTGTTATTTCTCTTTCGGGTCTGTTTGGAAGTACGTTTAAAATGACTTATAAGCGTttttcaaataaccaaaagCGCTTCTGATATCACTTGTATAAAAGCACTTGGAAGTAGTGTTTTTCCAAAGAAGTGACGTGCTTTTAACTAATGCTCTTATGAGCAAAAGTGCTTTCTAGATTAGCATTCCGGAACAGACCCTTAACTGGGTAACCTGAAATTCAATTCCAACAGTGTCCCCAAGCTAAGACGAACACAataaaaaccgaaccgaaccaaacggGTCCAAAACAATAcgaaaaaaaccttatttagaACAAGCAACAGGAAATTAGGGAAGAGCGAGGAGAGGGTGAAGGGCTCACCAGGATGGCTTGGTGTCCCAAACGGAGTCGTATTCAAGAGAAAGGTAGTTCATGTAGCCATCCATGTCATCCACAACTCCGTCTTCGTCCAAGAACTGAGACTCTTTCGGGTCGATTGAATTGTTGCCAAAGACGACGACATTTTCGCTGCGAAATCTCGTCGGCTTCGGATAAGTTACGGAGATGTGTGGGCCGGAGACGGGGTTGCAGAGATGGGTTTGTGCAGAGGCGAGACGGGGTCGTGGTGGAGAATGGAGGGAGAGAAGAGGGGAGAGAGATAGAGTTCCCATTTTGTCATATTGTCATGATAAGCAAAATATCTGTTTGCTATATAATAATGCTTTGCTTGTTACTctattttttcccttttcttttttaacaataCTTTAGTACTAAAAAATGAGTAGAAATTTCTActtaaaatttttcaaaatttatcttcgttgtcaatttataaaacattgtgtttATAATTAGaactattcatattataaattataattagaaccattcatattataaattattctaTAAAAATCGCATCTGCAaagaatcaattaaaactaaaactaagattgtttttgttatcaaattgtttaaaaacaaatgaacggtattggtaaaagcattaaaaactgtctatgtatttgctacgaTAGATTgattaaacgaccttagttttaatttattttttgcaaatatGATCTTTACAGTGTAATTCATCGTATGAACAAttctgatcataagcacaaaactctgtaattaaaacattaagagttttgagtatgagttcatactcatctttgagtagccaaatattgttctttctttttactactttgatattatttaaaaaaaaaaaaattgaaatacgaATCTGGATATAAAGGGACGAACATGCTACGGTAAATTAGCCTCACTCGCACATGCAGTTCTCTGCTTAGTTCGCTAGTGAGTATGAAATTTAGTAGCCAAAAGCTACAAAAATTCTACAATGCACCGGTGAATAGATTTCTGTCCTTTAGTAGGCAAAAGACCACGAAAATTCTATCATGCACTCGAGAATGGGGTTGAAATTGACGCAGAAGATGCAATCGGAATGGCTACGGAGGGTCTTAACGCACTCACCGACGGGGAAACGGGCGTCCCAGATGTGAAGGGTGCGGTCGTTGGATAACCAGGCGAGGTCGGAGATGCCTTCGGAGTGGCCGAAGAGGCGACGAAGGAGGGTTAGGGAGGAGGCGGACTAGAGGATAACGGTCTTGTCGAGCGACGCCGAGGCCAGAAGGCTGGCGTCGGAATTTGGCGCACGACATGGCGCTTTCGTGACCGGGGAGGATCCTGAGGTGGCGGTACGGCCTGTAGGGTGGCGATGGTTGGTCACTGCCACTGCTTGCCATCGCTTCTCTGATCTGCTTTACATTCACACTAAACACACACTACGTTATTTGGTACGATAATTTCACCCACTAAATTTTTCCCGCGGATACACCCAACACCagacttattttttttttcttcaaaaaaaaaaaaaaaaggatatagCTATTGGCTTCATCAATAATCTATTCTTTCTGAAACCGAAAAGACTTACGAAGTCATTTCAATCTTTTCTAACCACTATTTTGTTATTCACTAATGccaaaaatcaaactcaagacACGCCGTTTGAAATACGTCCCACACCAGAATATTGGGTAATTGGTAATTTTTGGCACAATTTCCCCTCAATGTATAAGAAATTCTCACGATCCTGCTTTTTTGGTCGCCCATCAATGATTTTGATTTCAAAAGTTGATATCAAATCAAAGGGCGCGTGACCATGAATTTCTTGATCATCGGGTGACCGAGATACATTTCTGGTAAACAGTAAATGCGAGCATGAAGAAAGATAACTAAATTCATCAGATACAATAAAATCAGTTTCAAGAGATTTTTCTTTCGGTGAATAGTTGAGAGATCTTAATAATTACGTACAAAACGAACTCATGCTCAACGGATAGGCTAACAAATACGTTGACATCAAAGAAATGATAGAAACAGTATACTTCGAGGACCATGTTACTCTGTATACTGGAAGATACGCGGACGAGAAAAGAACAAGTCCACCAGGAAGCTTCCCATACGAGCCTTGGTTCGGCCACATAAGGTTGTTAGATGGACAAGGAGGGTGATGGCAGTACACCTAGTGTCCACGAGTCTTATTTTTCGATCATAGTTAAAGCTACATCTCGTATAGGGCTTCAAATCTTACACTTCGTAGGCACAAAAAGGCACTCTGTTAGAGGAATCACAAAGAAAGAACTATCAGTAATGCAAATCAATACCAGATTGTCGTGCAATGAAGATAATATTAAGTGCAAGATAAATAGAGCTGATGATTAATTTATCGCTACAAATCATTTAAAATCCCACGCTTCATTGGGAGATGAGATAGTTCAAAACAACATACGAACAACCGACATTGTTGCAAGATGTATGCTTATGTGTGATATGCACACCTCGAGCATGTTAGCCTACTCTCATTTGCAGAACTTTCGTCTTGCATGAGTGCATGAGCTCATGCAATAATATGTAAAATAATCACAAAAAAGATCACTCTGCAACTTATTAatttgcatgtgtgtgtgtgtgtgagagggtgagggagagagagaggggtacaTGATCCATTTGGCGGCCACAGATTCCAATCCTTGCCATGCTTGGTTTTCTCCTACACGGCCACATAGTCTACCTCGTCTGAGCTTTCATCATAAATTACATAACGAGCATCCTCGTTGCCACTACCATGATCACTATTGTAACTGCTCTCAGAAAAACTCACGAACATTGAACCATCAGATAAAGGACTGCTCATCTGTGATGCCGAAGGCAGACTGAGATCACTATATGGCTCACTGTCAAACATTGGGTCCATGTCTGGGTAACTGCAAACACATTCAGAACCAGAGACAACTATGATAATCCAATTTTCAAAGACCTATTAattctatatttggaaaaagaaaactaaaatagAACAACAAAGCTGAAGTTCCATTGAAATACAACAGTTGAAGAGTAAGCAAACCTTCCTTCTGGTGGAAACTCAGCCAGCAGACAGAGATTGGGCCTTTCTTCTAACACCCGCTTCGAGGGAATGGTGCTGCAACAAAATTGACAAAACAATTCACTGTTAAAATCTGTGTGTGACACAATAGGAACCGAAGATCAAATCCCACTTTCAGTAAGGTGGTGGTTTAAGAGATGGGAAAGCTCTAGTCCATTACCTTAAGGTGTGGCATCTCTGAATCCAGTCATCCTCAGACGCCAAGCCTTCTCTGTTAGATATATCCTGTTTGAGGCAATAGGAAAAGTAAACACCACTTTGAGCCCTAGAActttacatgcatgcttacacaaCAAGAATATGATGATATTTTATACACCTACAAGATGTCTAAGGAACTTGAAATCCCCAGCAAGAATAGCTGTCAAAAACCGAGTTGCCTCCACCTTCAAAATTACAATTTAGGCTTcagatagagaaagagaggagaggcACAATTGTAGAGGCACAGTCCGAAGTGCTcaacttgttaaaaaaaacaattgataaaaaaaaatgctcaCCATTTTGAGATGCATGCAATCCCGTAGAATCAAGACTTCCAGCAGATTCCCACCTGTGCTGCTTCCAAGGTTCCTGAAAATTATGAAGTTTCAATAAATCTATGATACAGAAACTTAATAAAAAATCTCCTCTATCAAAGATAACTGACCTTAAAAATGATCCAGTGATCGAGTAGGAAGTTGAAAAATCAACGTACTTTAATTTCTTAAGTCCCTGAACAAGTACCAGACATTAGATTTCCAGTCTGACAAAACGCAGttatttcaccaaaaaattGTTGTCAAATGTATTACTGCTCCCAGACCTTTACTCAATACGTAATAACTCATGTAGCAATTCTATCTACATATTGTTAGGATTCTACTATAACACAAAATAATATGATACTCAGGGGTAATGTTTCTTGGATTTCCCAAGACATACCTTAAGAAGTATACGAACTTTATAATCATGCAACTTAAACCCTCTGAAGGCCAATGATGTTAGATGAGGGCAATTGTTCACCAGATCAACGCAAGTTGGTGATTTCAAACTGTCATCTCTACCTGGGATTTGTCAAACATGTGTAAGAATAAATTCTGAGAACATAAGGTGGGTTCCTCATGAAGAAGTGCAATACCTGATTTTGAAGATTCAAAGAACAGACGCTCTATTGATTGACAGTTTGCACTCACTGACAGCAATGTTTGCCTCAATTCAACATGACTGAAGATTGCACAAAATCAAAAATCCCGTAGTGTAATACAACAAACAAGATTACATAATGTTAAGAACTGAACTCACAGGCCAACAATCTCCAAATCAATGAGAAATGGGCAAGCCATTAGTGCTCCACAGAGTGACATAGTATCCATTCTTTCAATATTGTAAAGGTGCAACCTCCTCAGAAGAGTCCTTACAACAAGCAAAAGAAAGTATAAGATAAACAAGTAAgtagcaaaaacaaaattttcaaagtcTTACAATTCAAGCATACCCTGGAGTATCAATGTTCCCACATAAAGGGCTTAAACAGGATCTAGAAAGAATGGATGACTCCTTCCCTTGTCGAGATCTCTTATCATTCCATGAAAAGTTGGACACGTCTACAGAATTCCTGATGGTATAAACTAACGGTTGGCAAGATCCAATTGGTGTAGTTGGGCCTGGAACTACCCCAAGCTTAAGAGACCTGAATATTAAGACGGACACATAGACAGGAAAATGTTATGAAAATGAGACTATCATATGCTAATGCAACATCAAATTAGCGTTAAAATAAGGAAGCATAAAGTATGAGATTAGAACTGTAAACTACAGAGATGCATCAAAGCTTTCACTTGACACAAATGCATGAGCAGACTGTTAAAATTGAAGTTTTTGTTGGGTTGAAAACTCTTACCGGAGAGATTTCCCAGCTCGGTGGATCATTGTGGAAACTACCGCATTGTTAACTTTTGGGACAACTGTTGTCAAGTCAATATTGGCATAACAAGAGGGATCCATGGTACATTTATAAAACATTGAACAAGTAGCTGCAGCATAGCATAGGCTTTGTGTATCAAGCATGGAAAAGACCTGCATATCAGCACATGTACTCAGATAATGCATGTATTTCCTATCTAAATTCCGAGAAATAAAGTACTTCTGGCATGCAAAAAAGTTTGACCCTAAAACTAGTTTTGGATGAGGGTTTAGCAAGTGCCACTGTACTTGGGCCAAATCAGTTAGAAATGAACTAGAAAACATTAGATAGCGGATTTGAAATGCTTTACATGATCATTACAAATACATAAGGAAGGGATTTGAACATGTCTCCTTTCATAGTGCATTTCTAATATTTCGTAGTGCATTTCTAACTAATTGAGCTTAAATCCTTGGTATTTGCAAACCCCTCGCCGGAAAATTACCCACGGATTGATATGTCCACAGAATACATGAGAAAATACCAGCCTCACGCCAATGCCAATCATACTTACGGTTTCGATTTGATGGGGTAAACTAATCAGTAATCACAAAGAATCACATATGAATTGTTGAATCAAATCATTATGCAGCAGAAATATCAGTGATCAGGCAATTAAACACAACCCACAAACACAAATCAACCAAAATGCAACTATCAAATCTTCAGTTTCACATGCCCcaaaaacgaaaatcaacaTTTCTATTCAAATCGATCCCCAAAATCCGAACAAATTACACAATCAACCCGCCGGATTCGCATTCAATTCAGTTCGATTTCGATTCTGCGTACCTTGATAGTGAGGTCGGGAGGGAGAACCCAGGCGAGTGAGTTGTGCTTGGAGTCCCGCTTCCTGGCGGAGCGTTTGGCGGCCTCGAGG contains the following coding sequences:
- the LOC137743428 gene encoding N-terminal acetyltransferase B complex catalytic subunit NAA20; translated protein: MTTIRRFCCNDLLRFSSVNLDHLTETFNMSFYMTYLARWPDYFHVAEAPGHRIMGYIMGKVEGQGESWHGHVTAVTVSPEYRRQQLAKKLMNLLEEFSDKIDKGYFVDLFVRASNTPAIKMYEKLGYVIYRRVLRYYSGDEDGLDMRKALSRDVEKKSIIPLKRPVTPDELEYD
- the LOC137742400 gene encoding uncharacterized protein, with translation MDLLKEEIAKKRQRLKEDTGGKRFFKRSEIEQKQTQKLREQEKRELEAKAQRQAAASNTASANYSSDANSNSNSAAASSSANASSNATASKSLTDEQNIDKMNLPKQEVVRRLRFLKQPITLFGEDDDARLDRLKYVLKTGLFEVDSDMTEGQTNDFLRDIAELRKRQKSGLVSKRQKTEVDGGVEDGEGGVREDDLSADGCSSGVDADKDLKRMKTNFEELCDEDKILVFFKKLLNEWNQELREMPDAERRTAKGKSMVATFKQCARYLHPLFKFCRKKILQDDIRIALMVVVRCCMKRDYLAAMDQYIKLAIGNAPWPIGVTMVGIHERSAREKIYTNSVAHIMNDETTRKYLQSIKRLMTFCQRRYPAMPSKAVEFNSLANGSDLQSLLASEERAASSGNQVSEERLLILPAS
- the LOC137742401 gene encoding uncharacterized protein, with amino-acid sequence MGTLSLSPLLSLHSPPRPRLASAQTHLCNPVSGPHISVTYPKPTRFRSENVVVFGNNSIDPKESQFLDEDGVVDDMDGYMNYLSLEYDSVWDTKPSWCQPWTITLTGVVVIGGSWLILHSGVVTILATLLISTWWYIFLYSYPKAYADMIAERRSKVNNGVEDTFGFGKSQ
- the LOC137742581 gene encoding F-box protein SKIP17-like, yielding MAKRPCPSQNPRAPNLNQLDRDHLLDTFLEFSDSPPFTIDLSFERLLESRASDADQTKLIDRALQLGSVLLEAAKRSARKRDSKHNSLAWVLPPDLTIKVFSMLDTQSLCYAAATCSMFYKCTMDPSCYANIDLTTVVPKVNNAVVSTMIHRAGKSLRSLKLGVVPGPTTPIGSCQPLVYTIRNSVDVSNFSWNDKRSRQGKESSILSRSCLSPLCGNIDTPGTLLRRLHLYNIERMDTMSLCGALMACPFLIDLEIVGLHVELRQTLLSVSANCQSIERLFFESSKSGRDDSLKSPTCVDLVNNCPHLTSLAFRGFKLHDYKVRILLKGLKKLKYVDFSTSYSITGSFLRNLGSSTGGNLLEVLILRDCMHLKMVEATRFLTAILAGDFKFLRHLDISNREGLASEDDWIQRCHTLSTIPSKRVLEERPNLCLLAEFPPEGSYPDMDPMFDSEPYSDLSLPSASQMSSPLSDGSMFVSFSESSYNSDHGSGNEDARYVIYDESSDEVDYVAV